In the Gossypium raimondii isolate GPD5lz chromosome 9, ASM2569854v1, whole genome shotgun sequence genome, one interval contains:
- the LOC105800112 gene encoding tetrahydroberberine oxidase, translating into MKFPQFSMLPFLMVVVMLSLSGTTLSHPHWDFLHCLSLRLANYSTISKVIYVQNNPSYSSVLNASIHNTRFSTPATPKPFAIITPLKTSHVRSTLYCSKKHGFQLRIRSGGHDVEGLSYVSEVPFVILDLLNFRAIKVDTKNEVAWVQSGATLGELYYAIAAKTNTLAFPAGMCHTVGAGGHFSGGGYGTLFRKYGLAADNIIDARMIDVNGRILDRKSMGEDVFWAIRGGGGNTFGIVLAWKIKLVPVPAVVTVFTVNKNLEQNATKIFHRWQYIAHKLPDDLFMNVWITKVNSSQVGMKTVQATFRGMLLGGVDELITLIQDKFPELGLAEENCNEMSWIESVLYFGGLPLQSVDILLDKNALPTLSLKAKSDYVKEPIPESGIEGLMSMFLEEEADNAVAMIPAFGGKMDDIPENELPYPHRAGNLFEATYIVQWTKEENAESGKYISWSRRLYSYMTPYVSKSPREAYVNYRDLDLGINNNDYTSYEQASIWGFKYFKNNFKRLVQVKTKVDPMNFFRNEQSIPPLLSPWKKKGN; encoded by the coding sequence atgaaGTTCCCTCAGTTTTCTATGCTTCCATTTCTTATGGTGGTTGTGATGTTGTCCCTGAGTGGGACAACTTTATCTCATCCTCACTGGGATTTCCTTCATTGCCTTTCTCTTCGTTTAGCAAACTATTCTACCATTTCCAAGGTTATTTACGTGCAAAATAATCCCTCCTATTCATCTGTTTTGAATGCTTCTATTCACAATACTAGGTTCTCTACACCAGCTACTCCTAAACCCTTTGCCATTATTACACCACTTAAAACATCCCATGTCCGATCAACACTTTACTGTTCCAAAAAACATGGGTTCCAGCTTAGGATTCGTAGTGGTGGTCATGATGTTGAGGGTCTTTCTTATGTTTCTGAAGTTCCATTTGTCATCCTTGATCTGCTCAACTTTCGAGCAATTAAAGTTGACACAAAGAATGAAGTCGCCTGGGTTCAATCTGGTGCAACTCTAGGTGAATTGTATTACGCAATTGCTGCAAAGACTAATACTCTCGCCTTCCCTGCTGGTATGTGCCACACTGTGGGCGCTGGTGGGCATTTTAGTGGGGGAGGATATGGCACATTGTTCCGCAAATACGGTCTTGCTGCTGATAATATAATTGACGCTCGAATGATTGATGTTAATGGAAGGATTCTTGATCGAAAATCCATGGGAGAAGATGTCTTTTGGGCCATCCGAGGAGGCGGCGGAAATACCTTCGGGATTGTTCTTGCTTGGAAAATAAAGTTAGTCCCCGTTCCAGCTGTTGTAACTGTGTTTACTGTCAACAAGAACTTGGAACAAAATGCAACCAAAATCTTTCATCGATGGCAGTACATTGCTCACAAGCTTCCTGATGATTTATTTATGAATGTTTGGATAACGAAGGTGAATTCCAGTCAAGTAGGGATGAAAACAGTTCAAGCTACTTTTAGAGGGATGTTGCTTGGTGGGGTTGATGAGCTGATTACATTGATCCAAGACAAGTTTCCAGAGCTGGGACTTGCCGAAGAGAATTGCAACGAAATGAGTTGGATTGAATCCGTTCTTTACTTCGGCGGACTTCCATTACAATCTGTGGATATTTTGCTTGATAAAAATGCTCTTCCAACATTAAGTTTGAAAGCCAAATCAGACTACGTCAAGGAACCGATCCCCGAAAGTGGAATCGAGGGGCTCATGTCCATGTTTCTTGAGGAAGAAGCTGACAATGCTGTAGCGATGATACCGGCTTTCGGAGGGAAAATGGATGATATCCCAGAAAATGAACTACCTTACCCACATAGAGCAGGCAACTTGTTCGAAGCCACGTACATTGTGCAATggacaaaagaagaaaatgcaGAATCTGGAAAATACATAAGCTGGAGTCGAAGACTTTACAGTTATATGACCCCATATGTTTCAAAATCTCCAAGAGAAGCATATGTTAATTACAGGGATTTGGATCTTGGAATTAACAACAATGACTACACAAGTTACGAACAAGCCAGCATTTGgggttttaaatatttcaagaaTAACTTCAAAAGATTGGTGCAAGTAAAGACCAAAGTTGATCCAATGAATTTCTTCAGAAATGAGCAAAGCATTCCTCCTCTTTTGTCTCCATGGAAAAAGAAAGGTAATTAG